Part of the Pseudarthrobacter sp. L1SW genome, AGGACGAAAAGCACTACAGCCTGGCCAACCGCTCCCGCGCCGTCTTCTACACCCCGGACGTACTCTGCCGTCCCAAAACACTCATGGAAGACATACACCGATACCAGGTGAGAATCGGCTCGTGCATCGACGAACACCTACACAAACTCGATGCCGCACCACGCTCAATGAACAGAGTCACCACGCTCGTGGAGCTGCTCATCATCGACGAAGCCGAACGCCTCAACGCGACAGCCCTTGAACTCCTCCGTGACAACCACGACCGAACCCACCTGCCGATGATCCTCATCGGCATGCCCGGCATAGACCAACGATTCCGGCACTACCCCCAGCTATACAGCCGCCTCGGCTTCTCCCACCGATACCGCGCCCTCGGCAGAGACGAGCTCCTCTTCGTTCTGGACCGACACTGGAAACGCCTCGGCCGCACCCTCGACCCGGACGACTTCACCGACGCCCAGGCAATCGCCGCAGTAGAACGCATCACCCGCGGCAACTTCCGGCTCCTCGAACGGCTATTCCCACAGATCACACGCGTCCTAAAAATCAACCAACTCGAAACCATCACCGACGACGTCGTAGAAGCAGCAGCAAGCATCCTCGTCATCGGCAACTAGCGACAAAGAGCGAACACAAAAAGCCGCCACCTAACGCCAACATCCACACCCGGACAGGCGATGGCAAACGCGATTCTCATAACTATGTTTCATAACCTTCTGGCGAAAATCGAGTACTCGTCCTTAGTTATGAGACAGGTGCCAGTGTGTCGAAAAACAACAGCTTTTCGAGACACTGAAACTGGCAGGTTATAGCTTTCGCACGCGGGCAGCCAGTGTTAGGCAGGGTACCGTCTTGGTACCATGGAGGCATGGCTATGAATCTCCGCGTCCCTGTAGACCTCGATCGGCGGCTGGAGAAGTTGGCTGCCGAGGAACATACGTCCAAGTCCGCGCTTCTGTTGCAGGGAGCCGAGCTGGTTCTGCAGCGCCACGCGCACCGGCGTGAAATCAGTGAGGGCCTTGATTTTGTTATGAGTCATGACGCTGATCTGCTGAAGCGCCTTGAAGACGCGTGACAGCGTACCTGGACGTTGAGGATGCACTTCAGGTAGTCGATCGGTACGGCTTTCATATCCGTGATGTCGGGTTGTTGGCCTCGGCATTGGCCAGGCCGGCTACGACTGTCATGGGTGCGGAAGCCTATCCGGAACTCGCGGTGAAGGCGGCAGCCTTGTTGGAGTCGGTCGCTCGGTTCCATCCACTCATTGATGGCAACAAGCGGACGGCGTGGACGCTTATGGTGCTGCTGCTGTGGATCAATGGTTACCGGCATGACTTCACAACGGATGAAGGCTTCGACCTCGTCGTCGGAGTCGCCGCCGGCACTATCGGCCTGCCGAACGCTGCCGCCGAGATTTCCAGGCATCTGGTGCCCCGGTAGTCCTCCAGCGCCCCTGACAGAAGGTGTGGACATTGTCCACACTTTTCGTCTCGTACTGGGCAAAACAGCCTTCGGACTGGCTTGGATTCCGCATGTTTTCGCGAGTTCCCAGTGGATTCAAGGGCTGGAATGCAGTTCGAGTCCCACCTCGGGCACAGTGTTTCCGCAGGTCAGAGGCTTGTTGGCGTGAGTAGTGCTGACAAAGCTTGACATTTTCCACATCGCGGTGCCGGGGTTTCTGGCATATTCGGCCGCAAACAAACGTTGCTTGTACAGCTGCTGATTCCAAGGATGTCGCCTCAGACTTGCTAGAGTCCGACAGTGACGACTGACTTCATTGCTGAAGAAGAAAAGCTGACCGAGGTATGCCGCGGAATCGTCCATGATGAGACCCAGTGGATTACAGGCGATGGCTACCCGCACAGCCTGGCTCTCTGCATCATCGACTCTATCTTCTCTACAGGTTCTCACTACAACAGCGTCATCAACGTCGTGAACGAGTACCGGGCGTATCGACGAGCCGAGGGTGGCAATGCGGATTATGACGGGACAGCGGAGCTGCTGGGTACCTTTGCGGGCTCTTCGTGGTTCGTGGGGAAATGAATCCTTGGAATGAGCGTCATGCCGCCGTCCGGACGGCACTTCTCAAGAGAATAACCGATTTGTAGTTGGCGGCGTTGCGGTAGCCGCGGGCGGTTCGCTTGATGTTCTTGATCGCTGTGTTGTTGGCCTCCACCTTGCCGGTAGTGGCGCCGGTGATGATCAGCACCTCGATCTCTTTCCACCACCGGCAGACGGTGCGGTAGAGCCTGTTCGTCTCCGGCCGTGCGGCTGCCTTGACCAGCTCCTCGAGTACCTTCCTGGCCTCTGCGGCGTCTTCCAGGGAGCCGGTGCGAAGCACGACTCGGAGCTGTTCCTTGACTTTCCAGACGGCCCGGAGCGTGTCTGTTGGGTCGTCCAGTGTGAAGACTTCCTCGAGTCGTAGGGTGGCCCTGCAGCTGAGGTTGTCGCCGTCACGCAGCTGGAGCATGGGTGGGCCCAGGCTTTGTCGATGGCCCGGCCCCGGCGGCCCTTGACCTGCTGGGAGAGGTTCTGCCGGGTCTCGGTCATTGCCTGGTTGGCCACCGAGATCAGGTGAAAGTGATCAACGGCGACCGCCGTGCGGGGAAGCCACATCCGCAACGCTTTCCGGAATGCCGCTGAGGGGTCGATCGCGACGACCTGGACCGCCAGGCGCCATTTCGGTGGTCGGGCGAAGAGCCAGTCCCCGACACCCTTGTGGTCTCGGTCGTCTACCACGCCGAGGACTTGGCCGGTGTCCAGATCCACGATCGTTGTCATCCATGGTTCGAACCGGGTCCATGCCTTCGTGGTCGGCTCCTGGAAGTAGCGCACGGACCGGAACCGGTGTTCATCGATGCCCAGCATCCGCGGGCTGAGCTTGTCCACGTCGGGCAACTGCAGCACGCAGGTCTCGGTGACCCCAGCACGGACCATCCACCAGGGGACGGCGAACCCGGCAGCTGTCTCCGATACTGCCCTGCCGGAGCGGATGACAGCGTCGACGAGCTGGTCCCGCAGCCGGCTCGTCGAGCGGGCACGGCGCGGAGCCTGCGGGGTCGATTCAAAGAACGAGAGCCGGTCACACGCTGGCTCTTCGCGGATGATCAAGCCCTCTTGGATTCAGTGGTTCAAATCCATCTTCACGGGTGCGTGCGACGTTGGCTGACGTTCTAAGACGAGCGGCGTCGTGGACGGCGGTTCACACGTACGAGGCGTGAAGATCGCTCAGACTGTCATTCATGTCGTCCTACGCGCAAATTTGCAGCCGCGATGCGTACTGGTCAGCGTTGCGACTCGCCGCGCAGATAGATCTGCCGACCGGCCATGACGAAGAAAAACAGCCCGAGAAGTCCGGGAATGAGCGGGGGTGAGGCAGGAACGCCAGAAAGCTCGGGCGCGGGGAGCCAACTCACAACGATGAGGATGAGCAAGAAGACGCTCACGATAAGGTACAGGGCAAGCGCCCACGGATAGTACGTGTTCCACGCTGTCGTTCGCGGCGTTGACTTCGAGTTAGTCGAGTTCGTCATGGCTGTAGCATACTCGCCTGAGGAAATCTTGCGCCCTTCGGGTTTCGCAGGCATCGAGCACGACGAAGGGTGTACGACTGTGTCCCAACCCACGAGTGTCAAACTCCCTTGGCACCTGAACTTCACTAATTCGTTCATTCTCGCGGGGATCATTGGCACGTGCGTGTTCGGTTGGTTCGCGGCAGGCCAGCCTGGCGTTCCACTGAAGGACGGTGATTACGGTTGCAGTGCACAAAATGGTGCGATTCCGGGGCCGGGAGCGACCGTCGTCAACGGCCGAGTAGTTGACGCATGGGATTTCGATAGTTCAACTGGAGCGACGCCATCCGTTCCATTCCGCAATCCTGAGCGCAAGAACCCTGGGATGTTCACGATGACGAGCGTTGGACCGGGTGGTCATCGGTACGAGTTCGAATGCACATACTAGCGAATAGCAACACGGGTCGCCGCGACGCGATGCAGCCGAGTGTGAAACGTTGCGAGTGTGTGCGTTGCGTCGGCGTGAGAACGAGAGCACGTCACGGCAGCGCGAGAGCGAAGCGGTAGCGCGTCGGGGGCGGAGCGCAACGTTCGAGAGACTTTTCGTTGGTTTTGCAGTTGTGCCAATGACGGTTCGGCTCACGATCAGGCGGTCGTCCTTTTGCGGACGTCGGAGGCAGTGGGACTTCTACCTGCGGGTTCTGATCCAGCAGACTCCCGATAGCGGCCGGCTAGTGGACAGCGAGAACCGCATACAGCTTTGTGTGCGACTGGTGGCGCTTTAGCAGCTGAGGGCCTCTGACGGTCATTGCAGGACGCCGTCGCCGCAGTGATTTGCCCTTGGCTCCAAGGGGCGCAAGGTGCAGCCTTATTGACACCGTCGCGGGTCAGGAATCATCCACTGTTGAATAGGGCGACGTCAGAAAGGCGCCTTCCCGCGCGTCCAATTACGATGCCAGTTTCCCGCATGTCCTGTGGCCTGAAAATCATTTATTTCAACGTTCACGAAGGGGTTATCAAGGTAGCGGACGTCACCGCCCCCGGGGTGACCTGAGTCAAGCCGAACTAGAGCAAGGCGATGGTGGGGTTTAGCATTCTTACCCGCTACAACCTCATTGTGTGTGACCCAGAAATCGGCCGCTTCAGCATCATATGCGACGACTTTGATGCGGTAGGTCTGACCGGACACAGGGTCGGTCGACAAGATGTCGTAACCATGAGTGTTGCTCGATTGCAGTTCAGGGACCCGACCAATCTCTCGCTCCTGTGCGAGCACAACCTCAACGCTGCGACGCTGAAGCACCGTTGATGGCACCCCGCTCATCGCCTTGCCATCGCTAGCGACATCGGAATCAAGCATCGCAACAGGGAGAACAAGTGCCGCTGTGACGATTAGCGGCGATTTGGTGGACATCTTGCCCTGTTGGTCGATGAGTTCGAGCCGGCGGTCGAGGCGCGTTTGGAGGTCCGTCGCCTTTCGGCTCAAGCTCTCCGAGGACTCTTTCAGCTTCTCTCCAAGGTTCTCCCGCTCGGCCGCGGCAACCGCCTCCGAGAGAAGTCGCTCAATCTCATACTTGAGACGTGCCTCGACCAACCCGCGCTGTTTGTCGAGTTCGGCGGATCGCCGAGGCTGGATGGCAGTAAGGTAGCTGGGCAATTCGTTCTCGATAATCCAGCTCACCGCATTTGATTCTGCATTGTGTAACCACGGAAGTGCCTTCGCCTGGCGAACGGAGGCAACGTCAGGCGCCGACATGCAGTCCAGGTAGGGAGCCGGACCGGCGTCGGTGACTGCGCCGTCCTCGCTCACATAGGCGTAACCGAATCGGCGCGCGACCGAAGCTCCCAACGAGTCGACAATTTCTTCGACAACCCCTACCAGTAAGCAGGGCGACTCAATTCTTGAGGAGACAAGCACGGTGCCCCGGTTGAGGACTCCTGCCAGAGTGGTAACCGCATGGTCCATCACCGAATCATGGAGAGGGTGACCTGGTGCCAGCAAGTCCGCGCCGGTTCCCTCGTCATCGTGGACGAGGCTGAGATCGAAAGTCACGCGTTCATATCTCGTGGCGACGGGGCCGTACTTGCCGTTGCGAAGCGTGGACGGCACATGACCGATCTCGAAGCGGCCTTTCTCCCGCCTCACTATTTTGCCGCCGAATCGAGTGAAGGCCTCCTTGAAAGCCAGCTCGATGTAATGAGGCTGAAGACGACGAGCACGAGCTTCATCCATTGACGCTCGGAGGGCGGCAAGATCGGCATTGGACAGGTGCTCGTTGGCTAAGGCGCGTTCGTTAAGCAGTTCTTGCAAGCCCTCGGACACGCTTCGGTCGATAACTTGGTGCATACGTGCCTTGGTTTCAGGGAGTTCACCATAGCGAATCGCCTCAATCAGCAGCTCCCGAAGGGGTGTATCTGCAAAAGCCGAACCTAGGACATCGAAAACATTGCCACCGTAGGCTCTCCGCTGCTCCTCAATCTTATTAAGCAGCGCCGTGAAGACTTCGCCCTCCCTGGTATTAGCGGCGACGAGGTTCCATAGCCGGCAAACCTCCGTCTGCCCGATGCGATGAATACGCCCGAAGCGCTGCTCGATACGGTTTGGATTCCAAGGCAAGTCATAATTGACCATCAGATGTGCGGCTTGGAGATTCAAACCCTCGCCCGCGGCGTCCGTTGCCAACATGATCTGGCAGTCCGGATTCTTAGTGAACTCCTCGGTGATGGCACGGCGATCGTGTCTGCGAATGCCACCGTGGATTGCGACGACAGCCTTTGGGCGGCCAATCAGGTGCGTGATGCGCTCCATGAGGTAGTTCAGGGTGTCTCGGTGCTCCGTGAAGATGATGAGCTTGCGTGGCTTCCCACTGGAATCCAGCGGCATGACGTTGTCTTCAAGAATCAATCGAAGCTCGGACCACTTTTTGTCCTCTCCGAGCTCGCGTACTTCCCTGGCGACCTCCGCTAGTGACGTAAGCTCTTGGATCTCTGCTTCAAGCTCGGCGATCGTTTCTGCCGCCGTCGCAGCGTCAACTACGTTCTCTTCGAACTCCTCGAGATCTTCGGCGGACACCTCGACAATATCGATGTCCGAAGTAATGTACTTGTAGCGCTCGGGTCTGAGGACATCGCGATCCTCCCGATAAGTCCCGTTCTCAATGCCACGCTTAGTGAAGTCCAGTCGCTGCGCGCGACGAACCAGGCTACGGTGAATAGCCTCTGGGCTCGACGCAAGCCTCCGTTGCAAAACAGTCAACGCAAAACCGACAGTGTTACGACGTTTGCCATCAAGCTTGGCTGCTCGATTCATGCCGTTACGAACGTAGTCGGTCACCTGCTGGTACAGGTCATTCTCCAGCTCGGTGAGCTCATAGGGGATAGACTCGGCAATCCGTTCCGGAAAGAGCTTGCGACCCTCAAACGTTAAGAGGTCTTCCTTAACCATTCGGCGCATGACGTCACTGGTGTCGACGGAGACGCCATT contains:
- a CDS encoding AAA family ATPase yields the protein MNPTFIVTKEHRRFNEFANAVRKERTIGICHGDAGVGKTLSARRYANWDDLEPYITEWGPRGDQDEKHYSLANRSRAVFYTPDVLCRPKTLMEDIHRYQVRIGSCIDEHLHKLDAAPRSMNRVTTLVELLIIDEAERLNATALELLRDNHDRTHLPMILIGMPGIDQRFRHYPQLYSRLGFSHRYRALGRDELLFVLDRHWKRLGRTLDPDDFTDAQAIAAVERITRGNFRLLERLFPQITRVLKINQLETITDDVVEAAASILVIGN
- a CDS encoding ribbon-helix-helix protein, CopG family; this translates as MAMNLRVPVDLDRRLEKLAAEEHTSKSALLLQGAELVLQRHAHRREISEGLDFVMSHDADLLKRLEDA
- a CDS encoding type II toxin-antitoxin system death-on-curing family toxin yields the protein MTAYLDVEDALQVVDRYGFHIRDVGLLASALARPATTVMGAEAYPELAVKAAALLESVARFHPLIDGNKRTAWTLMVLLLWINGYRHDFTTDEGFDLVVGVAAGTIGLPNAAAEISRHLVPR
- a CDS encoding transposase, which codes for MLQLRDGDNLSCRATLRLEEVFTLDDPTDTLRAVWKVKEQLRVVLRTGSLEDAAEARKVLEELVKAAARPETNRLYRTVCRWWKEIEVLIITGATTGKVEANNTAIKNIKRTARGYRNAANYKSVILLRSAVRTAA
- a CDS encoding helicase-related protein, whose protein sequence is MDRLDSILREAGVNQLKLEDLAPGLQITGVVPHEVVQVIFGQPHGQDAVELTYKTSSGDLGQRVMFRRDEDSLAISASGSRPFDASSIDFKTVAEAQRIKLAGLYDPMLAVATSNVQPLPHQIRAVYGELLPRTPLRYLLADDPGAGKTIMAGLYIKELILREDVQRCLIVAPGGLVEQWQDELFFKFGLSFEILTTPMIDTSLGNDVFENHHLLIARMDQLARNEDLQQRLRNSHWDLAIVDEAHRMGAHYFGSKLEKTKRFQLGELISEVSRHFLLMTATPHSGKEEDFQLFLSLLDKDRFAGKNGVSVDTSDVMRRMVKEDLLTFEGRKLFPERIAESIPYELTELENDLYQQVTDYVRNGMNRAAKLDGKRRNTVGFALTVLQRRLASSPEAIHRSLVRRAQRLDFTKRGIENGTYREDRDVLRPERYKYITSDIDIVEVSAEDLEEFEENVVDAATAAETIAELEAEIQELTSLAEVAREVRELGEDKKWSELRLILEDNVMPLDSSGKPRKLIIFTEHRDTLNYLMERITHLIGRPKAVVAIHGGIRRHDRRAITEEFTKNPDCQIMLATDAAGEGLNLQAAHLMVNYDLPWNPNRIEQRFGRIHRIGQTEVCRLWNLVAANTREGEVFTALLNKIEEQRRAYGGNVFDVLGSAFADTPLRELLIEAIRYGELPETKARMHQVIDRSVSEGLQELLNERALANEHLSNADLAALRASMDEARARRLQPHYIELAFKEAFTRFGGKIVRREKGRFEIGHVPSTLRNGKYGPVATRYERVTFDLSLVHDDEGTGADLLAPGHPLHDSVMDHAVTTLAGVLNRGTVLVSSRIESPCLLVGVVEEIVDSLGASVARRFGYAYVSEDGAVTDAGPAPYLDCMSAPDVASVRQAKALPWLHNAESNAVSWIIENELPSYLTAIQPRRSAELDKQRGLVEARLKYEIERLLSEAVAAAERENLGEKLKESSESLSRKATDLQTRLDRRLELIDQQGKMSTKSPLIVTAALVLPVAMLDSDVASDGKAMSGVPSTVLQRRSVEVVLAQEREIGRVPELQSSNTHGYDILSTDPVSGQTYRIKVVAYDAEAADFWVTHNEVVAGKNAKPHHRLALVRLDSGHPGGGDVRYLDNPFVNVEINDFQATGHAGNWHRNWTRGKAPF